A single Candidatus Beckwithbacteria bacterium DNA region contains:
- a CDS encoding RNA-binding protein: MANNRLYVGNLPYSVTSEQLQSMFAEYGEITSAYVIIDKRFNRSKGFGFVEFAAEDAATAAIEAMNGKEIDGRALVVNVARPMEPRPGFQNRPRQ; encoded by the coding sequence GTGGCAAATAACCGATTATATGTAGGCAATCTACCATATTCAGTAACCAGCGAACAGCTCCAAAGCATGTTTGCAGAATATGGTGAAATCACTAGTGCTTACGTCATTATTGATAAACGTTTTAACCGATCTAAAGGTTTTGGTTTTGTAGAATTCGCAGCTGAAGATGCTGCTACTGCAGCTATCGAAGCTATGAACGGAAAAGAAATTGATGGTAGAGCTTTAGTTGTTAATGTGGCTCGTCCTATGGAACCCCGCCCAGGGTTTCAAAATCGACCCAGACAATAA